GCGTGAGCTGCTGCTGGCGATGGCGACTGGCACAGGCAAAACCAAGACCGCCATTGCTCTGATTTACCGCCTGCTGGAGGCCCAGCGATTTCACCGAGTGCTGTTTCTGGTCGACCGTGAAACCCTGGGCCTGCAGGCAGGCAGCGACTTCGAGACGGTGAAGCTTTCAGGTAGCACCACCTTTGCCAACACCTTTAATCTCACGGGTCTGAAGGATGGTTCTCTAGAGCAGGCGACTCAGGTCCATATCGCCACTGTGCAAAGCCTCGTACGGCGCGTGACGGCGGGGCTGGAACGGGTGGACACCTATGACCTCATCGTGGTGGACGAAGCGCATAGAGGCTACACGCTGGACAAAGAATTGGCCGAAGTCGAACTTGGCTGGCGCTCGGAAAGCGAGTATGTCAGCAAGTACCGCCAGGTTATTGAGTTTTTTGATGCGGTGAAAATCGCCCTGACCGCCACGCCCGCGCTGCATACCACCCAGATTTTCGGGATGCCCGTGTTTGCCTACACCTACCGCGAAGCCGTGCTCGACGGCGTGCTGATAGACCATGAGCCGCCCATCCTGATTGAAACCGAACTGAGCCGCAGTGGAATCCACTTCAGCAAAGGCGAGCAGGTGCCGACCTATACGGCGGGCGAGGACGAAATCAAACTGTTTGACGCCCCAGACGACATCGGGCTGGAAGTGGAGGACTTCAACCGCAAGGTGATTGCCAAAGGGTTTAACCAAGCTGTTGCCAAGCACCTTGCCGAGCAGCTCAACCCCTTTGGGCCAGAGAAAACGCTGATTTTCTGCGTGAATGACCGCCACGCCGATGAGATGGTGGACCTGCTCAAAGATGCATTTCGGAACAAATACGGCGAACTCAGCGAACACGCCATCATCAAAATCACGGGCGCGAGTGACCGCCCCCAGGAACTGATTCGGCACTACCGCAACGAAACCAATCCCACCATCGCCGTGACCGTTGACCTGCTCACCACGGGCGTAGACGTGCCCCGAATCAGCAATCTGGTGTTCCTGCGCCGTGTGGGAAGCCGCATTCTGTTCGAGCAGATGCTGGGCCGCGCTACCCGCCGCGCCGATGACATCGGCAAAGAGACCTTCCGCATTTATGACCCCGTGGGCGCGTACGAGGCCGCCACCAGCTATAGCACCATGCAGCCCGTAGTGCAGCAGCCCAAGCGCACCTTTGCCACGCTCGCACAGGACTTTGCACTGGCCCCCACCGAGGCGGCGCAAAAGCTGCTGCGTGACGAACTGGTGGGCAAGCTCAGGCGCGTGAGCCGTCACTTGACCCAAGCCGCCCGCGACACCTTTGAGGGCGTCACGGGGCGCGACCCCGAAAATTACATCCGCCTGCTGCGCGAAAGCACGCCCCAAGAGGCGGCCCAGACCGTGCAGGGTCACGCCGAAATCATGACCGTACTGGACACGGGGCGCACCCGCAGCGGCCTGCCTGTGTTTATCAGCGAACACGCCGACCAGGTGGTGAGCCAGGTGCAGGCGTACCCCACGGGTGAAAGGCCCGAAGACTACCTGACCGCCTTTGAACGCTTCGTGCGCGAAAACCGCGACCATATTCCCGCACTGGTCACGGTACTGACCCGACCCAGCGACCTCACCCGCGCTGAACTGAGGGCGCTGCGTTCGGCACTGGACGCCGAGGGCTACAACGAAACTTTGCTACGCAGTGCCTATGCCTCGGCCAAACAGGTCGACGTGGCCGCACACATCATCGGCTTTTTGCGGGCTGCCGCTGCCCAGGAGCTGCCTAGCCCCTTTGAAGCGCGGGTCGATGCCGCCCTCTCACGCCTGCTGGGGTCGCGGGCCTGGACCCCCGTGCAGAAAAACTGGCTGACCCAGCTGGCCAGGCAACTGAAAAAAGACGGCATTCTGGACGAAGCCCGCTTTGACGAACCCAGCAGCCCCGTGCGCCAGCAGATGGGCGGCTTTCAGAAGCTCAGCGAAAACGTGTTTGGCGGCGAACTGGGGGCCATTCTGACCCAGTTTGAGGAAGAAGTCTGGGCGCAGTCGGCGTGAGGGGCTAGCCCTCCCCAAACAAATCGGGCATCCGTGACCCCTCTGGCGCGGCCTCAAACTGGGCTTCCCGTGCTGCCCGCCGCGCTTCCAGGGCCGCTACCGCTTCGGCTTCGGTCAGGGCCTTTTTAGGTCTGCCGCGCCGCCCTGGTGCTGCAGCTTGAGCCTCTACCCCTGCTCCCGCCTTCGCCTTGCCCGCCCCGCGCCCGCGCCTTACCCCCCCCACGCCAGCCGCTGCCCGCTGCGCCCGGATGCGTTCCAGCAGCACCGAGGCAGGCTCATCGCTTGGGTCTTGGGGCACCAGTTCACCACGAAACGCCTTTTGCAGCAGCGCAGGCGTCAGCGAGTCAAACGCTGCCAGCCCCGCCGCATACCGCGCCTCTACTCGGTCAGCGAGGGCAAACAACGCCTCTACCCGCCGCACAATTTCCGCTTGTTCGGGGAGGGGGGGGAGGGGAAAAGATAATTCAGAAAAGCGACTCTTGTTCAAAATTGGCAATGTTGTTGAGGAGGCATTATCAATTATTGCAGATTGTCCTAAATCACTAGATAAAAGAAAGTATACATACTCAGGCAGAGCAACATCTTCGTTGCAAACAATGGAATTAATTTGCTGATTGGTTATTCCCGCCTGTCGGGATAAACCGACCTTACCAATCGTTGCACCTATACAAGTAACCATAACCGTCCTATCTGGTATGGGTCTTACAGACATAGCAGCGGCCTCACTAACTAATTCTGTAGCGGTTTCAACTCTGTAGCCTTTATCTAGTTCAGTTGGCTTATAGAAAGGAATGGTTGCCTGACCGCCTCGCAATTCTTTTTTAGGTGTTCCACCTGTAATAATCAACCCTATTTTATCTAGGCGAAATGTATCTTCTTCCCACTCCGCTTCCCCGCCGCCTCTCCATTCCCGCGTCAATTCTCCACTGACGGCGGCGCTCAGCACGCTTTGGCGGAAGGTCTTTAACAGCTTGGGCACCCGCTCCAGCCGTTCGCGGGCAGTTTCTACACGGCCTAGCAGCGTATCTAGCTTGTCGGCAATCCGCTTTTGCTCAGGCAAGGGCGGAAGGAGTATTGCATGGGCTTTCAAAATGGTTTGGCTTATGTTCTGTTGCGCCCCGCCTTGTCCTTGGGCAAACAGATTTTCTCTTTCGGATTTAAGCAGATAAAATAAAAAGCTCTTCTTGATAACAGATTGCAAGGGAAAGCAAAAAGCAATGGCCTGATTAGTAGCGCAATCCATACCAGAAATACCCATCTTGCCTATTGAGCCATACATTGCAAAAAATATAGTTCCTGCGGGTACAAGCTTTGCTGAACTATTTTTCAAACCTTCTTCAGTGATATGTGTTTTAGCAGAAGTCACTAAATCGTCATTTAGGTCGCCAATTGTTAGCCAAGGAATACCATTTTGAGTGTAATACTCATCATTCGTTCGTTGAGGTGTACCACCGCTACCCCATTCGGCAACTTCGCCCAAAGTGGTTCCAACCCATCCAGGCGGCAGGCTTTGGCTAGGGCTGGCGTCAGTGGCGGCGTGGTCTTGGGGGTCGGTTGTAGTCATGGGGTGCGGTTGGTTCTCCATTCAAGCAATCTCCACAACAGCTTCACCTCTTAAAAAGAGTTGCTGCGCGGCGGCAAAGTGCTGGGCAAAAATCTCGGTGAGGCGGGCTTTGGTGGTGTTGCCACAGGTGACGTACAGCAGGCGCGGCGGCGGCCCTAGCCTAACCAGGCGCTCCAAAAAGTCGGAATCTTTTGAAATGATAATGGCGTCTGCTTGGCGGGCCGCCTGAAAAATGACCTCATCCTCGGCATCTCTCAGCCCCAAATAAGCAGCGCTGTACGCCTCAACCCCAAAGGTGTGAGTCAGCCAGGGAGCCAGCGCGGGCGGCAACTGGGCATCGAGCCAGTACACCTGTGGTTGCGTCATGCGCTCAGGCGCGGGTGGTCAATGTAACGGGCGGCCCACAGCAGCGCGGCGGAAATATCCTCGCGCTCTAGGTCGGGGTAATCGGTGAGAATTTCTTCGGGTGTGGCCCCTGCGCCCAGCAAGTCAAGCAGGTCAGACACCCTGATTCTCATGCCGCGTATGCACGGGCGGCCCCCGCATTGACTGGGATTGACAGTAATTCGGTCTAATGCGGTCATGTGGGGCAGTTTAGCAAGCGGGGTGAGGATTTCAGGTGTGCCTTACTTCTTGCAACACTGCTGAGAGTTTAGTCCTCAGCCCCCACGGCCTCCAGTTCTTCGGGGGTGGCCCCCAGTTCCAGCAGAATGGCCCGCAGTTCTTCCATTGCGCCGCTCAGTTCGCCCAGAGCTTCCTCGGCCAGTTGGGTGGGTTCGGGCAGGTCGCCGCTAAGGGCACTGTCATCCTTCAGCCAACTGATGTCCAGGCTGTCTCCCCGCTCGCGCACCTGTTCACGGGTGAACTTGCGGAAGCGGCCTTCTTCGCCCATGTCGGTGCGCTTTGCCAGTGCTGCAGCGCTGCCCGTGGGGTCGTCGCCAAACGCCCGCTCAAACTCGGCAAAATGCTCGCGGGTCAGCGGGGTGCGCTTGCCAAACTGGGGCATGTTGGCGCGGAGGTCGTACACCCAGACTTCCTGCGTATTGCCCGTGTCGGTCTGCCCACGGGTCAAGAACAGCACATTGGTTTTGACGCCCTGCGCGTAGAAAATGCCGGTCGGCAGCCGCAAGATGGTGTGCAGGTTGCATTTCTCCATCAGGTCGGCGCGAATTTGCTTGCCCACGCCACTTTCAAACAGTACGTTGTCGGGCAGAATCACAGCGGCGCGGCCCCCAGGTTTGAGGCTGCGGTAGATATGCTGTAGGAACGAAAACTGCTTGTTGCTGGTGCGGTAGGTGAGGTCCTGACGGGTCGGTTCACCGCCTCCCTTCTTGGTGCCAAAGGGCGGGTTGCTCAGAATCAGGGTGGCCTTGGGCATCTTTTCGTGCTCGTCGCTGAGGGTGTCGCCCTGGAAGATGCCGCTGCGCTCGGGGTCGTTGGCAAGGCCGTGCAGCATCAGGTTCATCAGCGCCAGGCGGTGGGTGTCCTGCACCAGCTCCATGCCGTAGAAGGTTGTCTCGAAGTATTTTTTCTGCTGTTCTTCGGGCCAGTCGTACACGTCTTCATGCGCCTTGACGTAATGGTCGGCAGCAATCAGAAAGCCGCCTGTGCCTGCGGCGGGGTCCTGAATCACGTCGGTGCTTTTGGGTTGCATGACGGCCACCACCGAGTCAATTAGGGGACGCGGCGTGAAATATTGTCCAGCTCCGCTTTTCTTCTCGCCCGCGTTGCGTTGCAGCAGCCCTTCGTACAGGTCGCCTAGGCTCTCTTTGTCCACGGCATACCAGTCCAGGCCGTCGATGTCCGTGACCAGTTTGCTGAGGGTGGCCGGCTTCTTGATGAATGAACTGGCATCGGCGTAAATCTGCTGGACGAGGGACGCGTTCGCCTTGCCCAAATCCAGTAGGGTCCGGCGGTAGTGGTCAAGACGTTCAGGGGCACTCCTGGCTTTCAGGGCGTCCCAGCGGTTTTCGGGCGGAATCTGGTCTTCCTGGACCGTTTCCTTCGCCATTTTCAGAAACAGCAGGTAGGTCAGTTCGGTGACGTACTGGTGGTAGGTTACGCCGTCGTCGCGCAGGTCGTTGCACAGGTTCCAGAGCTTCTGGACGATGTCGTGGGTACGAGTCATTAAGCCTATTGTGCCCCAACCCCTCGCTGACTCGCTCAGCCGACACAGGCGTATGTTGACTGGTATCAAGAAATGGCATCCCTCCTTTTCAGGAAAAGACGGTCCTTCGGCAGCCCATAGTTCCAGCCTTCCATCCGACTCATGCCCGCCCTTCCGAGCGCCCCGGAACCGCGCCGTTTTACCCTTCCAAAGCCACAACAAAAAGCCCCCGGTCAGGAGACTGGCTTGGCAGAAAAGGCTCAAGCCAGGGCGTCAAAAGAGCGTCAAAGCGAAAAGGGGGAGACATTGCAACCGGTGTCCCCCTGTTGTTTACTGGCCCGCTTTCTGACCGCTCCAGTCCAGGTTGATGCCCAGCCCCGGCACGACCTCAGCGTTGAGGCCGTGAATGTTGGCCCAGCCGACGTTCTTGTCGCCAATGGGCGTAATAAAGGTGTTGGCGCTGGAAGTGATGGTGATGTCGACGGCGCTGCAGGCGCAGGATGACCGGGGTGTTCTGGTCTACGTTCACCGAGATGACGTGGGTACTGTTGGTGGCCCCGGCGAGGGCGAGGCGAGAGGGACAAGGGCCAAGATAGATATTCCTCATGCGCCCGGTGCGGGGGCCGGGCGAGGGCAACCATGGGGGATGTCCCGGCGTGGGGCAGGGAGAAGTGGGGGCGGCCAGGCTGGGCAACGGCAGCCGGAGACACCCTATATATAAGGTATGCCCCACAGGAAAAACGGTCCGTCCCCCGATGAAGGAAAGCCACTCAGCGCGTGGGGTGCGCCGGGTTCTGGAAGGTGAAGCGGTGGTAAGACTCGCCCCTGAGTTCACCGACTTCGCGCAGCAGCAGCATCCTGACCGGGGGCTGGGTGGCACTGGCCCGCTCGGGCAGGGCACGTCTGGCAAGGGTGCGTTCGCGGGCGTGCTTGCTGAGGCCGCGCACGGTGAAGAACTGGGGCAGGTCGTTCAGCAGTTCGCGTGGCGGTTGACGTTGCAGGGCGCAGGCCAGCAGCAGGTGAAAGGCGCAGGGGCATTCTTCCTGCAAGGCAAAGCGGGCCAGGGGGGTAAGCTGCGCCGCTTCGAGTTCGTTGACCTCGGCTTCCAGGCGCTCGACTTCCGACTGTGCCAGCAGAGAGGCCCGCGCTTCGAAGAAGTGGCGGCGGTCCTGCTCGGAGGCTTCGTCCAGAGCGGCCCAGGTCCAGAAGCCCAGACCCTCCCGCGCCTGCAGCTCGGCCCGGCGCTGGACGCGCTTTATCTGCCGCTCGTGCTGGAGGATGAGGCGGTGCAGGGCTTCGAGTTCTTCACGGGGCATCCGGCGTGCGTTGATTCGCTGGTCGAGGTTCATGCCCCCAGTCTTGCCCGGTGCGCTACCGGGCGAAGAAAAGGGGGGAGTGTCCCGGCGTGGGTCAGGGAGAAGTGAGGGCGGGCATGTCACAGGCCAAGCTGGGCGATGAGTTTTTCCATGTCGTGCTGCGGCGCGGGGAGGATGCGGCAGAGCGTGTCGAGCTTGTTCGGGGTGGCCGGGTCGTGACTGAGCAGGGCGGCGTAGACCTGCCAGCCGCGCGAGAGGGCCGTCAGCAGTTGCTCGTGGGACACCTCGTCACTGGAGAAATGCATCACTTTCCCCGTCTGGGGATTCAGGAAGTGGTACGCCAGGTGGCTGTTGCCGCTCAGGGGCCGGATGCCGCACAGGTCGCGGTAGTGGTCGGTGGTCATGATTTCGAAGGTGAAGTCCGAGAGGTCGTAGCGCACGCCGCGCAGCGAGAAGCG
This genomic window from Deinococcus wulumuqiensis R12 contains:
- the hsdR gene encoding type I restriction-modification system endonuclease produces the protein MTPSAQVPSPNFEHLRVLEPLLADLGTLAERYVRDDPNTALLKLRQFGEALARFLAARGGLPESQGSEQVERLATLRRAGLLPDNVWQLLTTIRRTGNQANHQFTGEAEEALTLLQYAWIIGIWLMQTLHDPQFPRGEFVLPQPGPDPQQLQALLLAAEQARQEAEAKLAQVQTVTPQTATALIQAAKQAAQSVELSEAQTRALIDDQLREAGWEADTRHFTYEAGTRPEEGRNLAISEWPCEGGRADYVLFIGLQAVGVVEAKRKNKSVYGALEQARRYSRTVHLEGHASTGSPWGVYRVPFLFSTNGRAYLPQLKTESGIWFWDARRETNPSYPLPGWHTPAGLGKLLEKDTEAADARLREEPFEYTLKLRPYQVAAIKAVEKNIAEGQRELLLAMATGTGKTKTAIALIYRLLEAQRFHRVLFLVDRETLGLQAGSDFETVKLSGSTTFANTFNLTGLKDGSLEQATQVHIATVQSLVRRVTAGLERVDTYDLIVVDEAHRGYTLDKELAEVELGWRSESEYVSKYRQVIEFFDAVKIALTATPALHTTQIFGMPVFAYTYREAVLDGVLIDHEPPILIETELSRSGIHFSKGEQVPTYTAGEDEIKLFDAPDDIGLEVEDFNRKVIAKGFNQAVAKHLAEQLNPFGPEKTLIFCVNDRHADEMVDLLKDAFRNKYGELSEHAIIKITGASDRPQELIRHYRNETNPTIAVTVDLLTTGVDVPRISNLVFLRRVGSRILFEQMLGRATRRADDIGKETFRIYDPVGAYEAATSYSTMQPVVQQPKRTFATLAQDFALAPTEAAQKLLRDELVGKLRRVSRHLTQAARDTFEGVTGRDPENYIRLLRESTPQEAAQTVQGHAEIMTVLDTGRTRSGLPVFISEHADQVVSQVQAYPTGERPEDYLTAFERFVRENRDHIPALVTVLTRPSDLTRAELRALRSALDAEGYNETLLRSAYASAKQVDVAAHIIGFLRAAAAQELPSPFEARVDAALSRLLGSRAWTPVQKNWLTQLARQLKKDGILDEARFDEPSSPVRQQMGGFQKLSENVFGGELGAILTQFEEEVWAQSA
- a CDS encoding restriction endonuclease subunit S, yielding MTTTDPQDHAATDASPSQSLPPGWVGTTLGEVAEWGSGGTPQRTNDEYYTQNGIPWLTIGDLNDDLVTSAKTHITEEGLKNSSAKLVPAGTIFFAMYGSIGKMGISGMDCATNQAIAFCFPLQSVIKKSFLFYLLKSERENLFAQGQGGAQQNISQTILKAHAILLPPLPEQKRIADKLDTLLGRVETARERLERVPKLLKTFRQSVLSAAVSGELTREWRGGGEAEWEEDTFRLDKIGLIITGGTPKKELRGGQATIPFYKPTELDKGYRVETATELVSEAAAMSVRPIPDRTVMVTCIGATIGKVGLSRQAGITNQQINSIVCNEDVALPEYVYFLLSSDLGQSAIIDNASSTTLPILNKSRFSELSFPLPPLPEQAEIVRRVEALFALADRVEARYAAGLAAFDSLTPALLQKAFRGELVPQDPSDEPASVLLERIRAQRAAAGVGGVRRGRGAGKAKAGAGVEAQAAAPGRRGRPKKALTEAEAVAALEARRAAREAQFEAAPEGSRMPDLFGEG
- a CDS encoding DUF5615 family PIN-like protein, whose product is MTQPQVYWLDAQLPPALAPWLTHTFGVEAYSAAYLGLRDAEDEVIFQAARQADAIIISKDSDFLERLVRLGPPPRLLYVTCGNTTKARLTEIFAQHFAAAQQLFLRGEAVVEIA
- a CDS encoding DUF433 domain-containing protein, which produces MTALDRITVNPSQCGGRPCIRGMRIRVSDLLDLLGAGATPEEILTDYPDLEREDISAALLWAARYIDHPRLSA
- a CDS encoding N-6 DNA methylase — translated: MTRTHDIVQKLWNLCNDLRDDGVTYHQYVTELTYLLFLKMAKETVQEDQIPPENRWDALKARSAPERLDHYRRTLLDLGKANASLVQQIYADASSFIKKPATLSKLVTDIDGLDWYAVDKESLGDLYEGLLQRNAGEKKSGAGQYFTPRPLIDSVVAVMQPKSTDVIQDPAAGTGGFLIAADHYVKAHEDVYDWPEEQQKKYFETTFYGMELVQDTHRLALMNLMLHGLANDPERSGIFQGDTLSDEHEKMPKATLILSNPPFGTKKGGGEPTRQDLTYRTSNKQFSFLQHIYRSLKPGGRAAVILPDNVLFESGVGKQIRADLMEKCNLHTILRLPTGIFYAQGVKTNVLFLTRGQTDTGNTQEVWVYDLRANMPQFGKRTPLTREHFAEFERAFGDDPTGSAAALAKRTDMGEEGRFRKFTREQVRERGDSLDISWLKDDSALSGDLPEPTQLAEEALGELSGAMEELRAILLELGATPEELEAVGAED